In Myotis daubentonii chromosome 16, mMyoDau2.1, whole genome shotgun sequence, one DNA window encodes the following:
- the COPS3 gene encoding COP9 signalosome complex subunit 3 isoform X2: MTQLCELINKSGELLAKNLSHLDTVLGALDVQEHSLGVLAVLFVKFSMPSVPDFETLFSQVQLFISTCNGEHIRYATDTFAGLCHQLTNALMERKQPLRGIGILKQAIDKMQMNTNQLTSVHADLCQLCLLAKCFKPALPYLDVDMMDICKENGAYDAKHFLCYYYYGGMIYTGLKNFERALYFYEQAITTPAMAVSHIMLESYKKYILVSLILLGKVQQLPKYTSQIVGRFIKPLSNAYHELAQVYSTNNPSELRNLVNKHSETFTRDNNMGLAKQCLSSLYKKNIQRLTKTFLTLSLQDMASRVQLSGPQEAEKYVLHMIEDGEIFASINQKDGMVSFHDNPEKYNNPAMLHNIDQEMLKCIELDERLKAMDQEITVNPQFVQKSMGSQEDDSGNKPSSYS, translated from the exons ATGACTCAGCTTTGTGAGCTGATCAACAAGAGCGGGGAACTCCTTGCAAAGAACTTATCCCATCTGGACACTGTGCTTGGGGCTCTGGATGTACAGGAGCACTCCTTGGGCGTCCTTGCTGTTTT ATTTGTGAAGTTTTCTATGCCCAGTGTTCCTGACTTCGAAACATTATTCTCACAGGTTCAGCTTTTTATCAGTACTTGTAACGGGGAGCACATTCGATATGCAACAGACACGT TTGCTGGGCTTTGCCATCAGCTAACAAATGCCCTTATGGAAAGAAAACAG CCCCTGCGAGGAATTGGCATCCTCAAGCAAGCCATAGACAAGATGCAGATGAACACAAACCAGCTGACCTCAGTACATGCCGATCTCTGCCAG CTTTGTTTGCTGGCAAAATGCTTTAAGCCTGCCCTTCCATATCTTGACGTGGACATGATGGATATTTGTAAAGAGAATGGAGCCTACGATGCAAAGCACTTTTTATGTTACTATTATTATGGAGGCATGATCTATACTGGGCTGAAGAACTTCGAAAGAGCACTCTACTTTTATGAGCAG GCTATAACTACCCCTGCCATGGCGGTCAGTCATATCATGTTGGAATCATATAAAAAGTATATTCTAGTTTCTTTGATATTACTTGGAAAAGTACAACAGCTACCAAAATATACATCTCAAATTGTGGGTAGATTCATTAag CCTCTTAGTAATGCATACCACGAGTTAGCACAAGTCTATTCAACCAACAACCCCTCAGAACTCCGAAACCTGGTGAACAAGCACAGCGAAACGTTTACTCGTGACAACAACATGGGGCTGGCGAAGCAGTGCTTGTCCTCTCTCTATAAGAAGAACATTCAGAGGCTGACCAAG ACCTTTTTAACACTATCATTACAAGATATGGCAAGTCGTGTGCAATTATCTGGACCACAGGAGGCAGAAAAATATGTCCTGCACATG ATAGAAGATGGTGAAATTTTTGCAAGTATTAATCAGAAGGATGGTATGGTCAGTTTCCATGATAACCCTGAAAAATATAATAACCCGGCCATGCTTCATAACATCGATCAGGAG ATGCTGAAGTGCATAGAGCTGGACGAGCGGCTGAAGGCGAtggaccaggagatcacagtGAACCCCCAGTTTGTGCAGAAG AGCATGGGGTCACAAGAAGATGATTCTGGAAACAAGCCATCCAGTTATTCTTGA
- the COPS3 gene encoding COP9 signalosome complex subunit 3 isoform X3 has protein sequence MASALEQFVNSVRQLSAQGQMTQLCELINKSGELLAKNLSHLDTVLGALDVQEHSLGVLAVLFVKFSMPSVPDFETLFSQVQLFISTCNGEHIRYATDTFAGLCHQLTNALMERKQPLRGIGILKQAIDKMQMNTNQLTSVHADLCQLCLLAKCFKPALPYLDVDMMDICKENGAYDAKHFLCYYYYGGMIYTGLKNFERALYFYEQAITTPAMAVSHIMLESYKKYILVSLILLGKVQQLPKYTSQIVGRFIKPLSNAYHELAQVYSTNNPSELRNLVNKHSETFTRDNNMGLAKQCLSSLYKKNIQRLTKTFLTLSLQDMASRVQLSGPQEAEKYVLHMIHGSPRTDLSWPRTAGLQEAGICMCCSDLPCGSEACHIRMRRNTTVFHWIVE, from the exons ATGGCCTCGGCCCTGGAGCAGTTCGTCAACAGTGTCCGGCAGCTCTCGGCGCAAG GGCAGATGACTCAGCTTTGTGAGCTGATCAACAAGAGCGGGGAACTCCTTGCAAAGAACTTATCCCATCTGGACACTGTGCTTGGGGCTCTGGATGTACAGGAGCACTCCTTGGGCGTCCTTGCTGTTTT ATTTGTGAAGTTTTCTATGCCCAGTGTTCCTGACTTCGAAACATTATTCTCACAGGTTCAGCTTTTTATCAGTACTTGTAACGGGGAGCACATTCGATATGCAACAGACACGT TTGCTGGGCTTTGCCATCAGCTAACAAATGCCCTTATGGAAAGAAAACAG CCCCTGCGAGGAATTGGCATCCTCAAGCAAGCCATAGACAAGATGCAGATGAACACAAACCAGCTGACCTCAGTACATGCCGATCTCTGCCAG CTTTGTTTGCTGGCAAAATGCTTTAAGCCTGCCCTTCCATATCTTGACGTGGACATGATGGATATTTGTAAAGAGAATGGAGCCTACGATGCAAAGCACTTTTTATGTTACTATTATTATGGAGGCATGATCTATACTGGGCTGAAGAACTTCGAAAGAGCACTCTACTTTTATGAGCAG GCTATAACTACCCCTGCCATGGCGGTCAGTCATATCATGTTGGAATCATATAAAAAGTATATTCTAGTTTCTTTGATATTACTTGGAAAAGTACAACAGCTACCAAAATATACATCTCAAATTGTGGGTAGATTCATTAag CCTCTTAGTAATGCATACCACGAGTTAGCACAAGTCTATTCAACCAACAACCCCTCAGAACTCCGAAACCTGGTGAACAAGCACAGCGAAACGTTTACTCGTGACAACAACATGGGGCTGGCGAAGCAGTGCTTGTCCTCTCTCTATAAGAAGAACATTCAGAGGCTGACCAAG ACCTTTTTAACACTATCATTACAAGATATGGCAAGTCGTGTGCAATTATCTGGACCACAGGAGGCAGAAAAATATGTCCTGCACATG ATACATGGCTCTCCCAGAACAGACCTGTCCTGGCCCAGGACAGCCGGTCTGCAGGAAGCTGGCATCTGCATGTGCTGCTCTGACCTCCCCTGTGGCTCAGAAGCCTGCCACATCAGGATGAGGAGGAATACAACTGTTTTCCATTGGATAGTGGAGTAG
- the COPS3 gene encoding COP9 signalosome complex subunit 3 isoform X5, with protein MERKQPLRGIGILKQAIDKMQMNTNQLTSVHADLCQLCLLAKCFKPALPYLDVDMMDICKENGAYDAKHFLCYYYYGGMIYTGLKNFERALYFYEQAITTPAMAVSHIMLESYKKYILVSLILLGKVQQLPKYTSQIVGRFIKPLSNAYHELAQVYSTNNPSELRNLVNKHSETFTRDNNMGLAKQCLSSLYKKNIQRLTKTFLTLSLQDMASRVQLSGPQEAEKYVLHMIEDGEIFASINQKDGMVSFHDNPEKYNNPAMLHNIDQEMLKCIELDERLKAMDQEITVNPQFVQKSMGSQEDDSGNKPSSYS; from the exons ATGGAAAGAAAACAG CCCCTGCGAGGAATTGGCATCCTCAAGCAAGCCATAGACAAGATGCAGATGAACACAAACCAGCTGACCTCAGTACATGCCGATCTCTGCCAG CTTTGTTTGCTGGCAAAATGCTTTAAGCCTGCCCTTCCATATCTTGACGTGGACATGATGGATATTTGTAAAGAGAATGGAGCCTACGATGCAAAGCACTTTTTATGTTACTATTATTATGGAGGCATGATCTATACTGGGCTGAAGAACTTCGAAAGAGCACTCTACTTTTATGAGCAG GCTATAACTACCCCTGCCATGGCGGTCAGTCATATCATGTTGGAATCATATAAAAAGTATATTCTAGTTTCTTTGATATTACTTGGAAAAGTACAACAGCTACCAAAATATACATCTCAAATTGTGGGTAGATTCATTAag CCTCTTAGTAATGCATACCACGAGTTAGCACAAGTCTATTCAACCAACAACCCCTCAGAACTCCGAAACCTGGTGAACAAGCACAGCGAAACGTTTACTCGTGACAACAACATGGGGCTGGCGAAGCAGTGCTTGTCCTCTCTCTATAAGAAGAACATTCAGAGGCTGACCAAG ACCTTTTTAACACTATCATTACAAGATATGGCAAGTCGTGTGCAATTATCTGGACCACAGGAGGCAGAAAAATATGTCCTGCACATG ATAGAAGATGGTGAAATTTTTGCAAGTATTAATCAGAAGGATGGTATGGTCAGTTTCCATGATAACCCTGAAAAATATAATAACCCGGCCATGCTTCATAACATCGATCAGGAG ATGCTGAAGTGCATAGAGCTGGACGAGCGGCTGAAGGCGAtggaccaggagatcacagtGAACCCCCAGTTTGTGCAGAAG AGCATGGGGTCACAAGAAGATGATTCTGGAAACAAGCCATCCAGTTATTCTTGA
- the COPS3 gene encoding COP9 signalosome complex subunit 3 isoform X6, translated as MQMNTNQLTSVHADLCQLCLLAKCFKPALPYLDVDMMDICKENGAYDAKHFLCYYYYGGMIYTGLKNFERALYFYEQAITTPAMAVSHIMLESYKKYILVSLILLGKVQQLPKYTSQIVGRFIKPLSNAYHELAQVYSTNNPSELRNLVNKHSETFTRDNNMGLAKQCLSSLYKKNIQRLTKTFLTLSLQDMASRVQLSGPQEAEKYVLHMIEDGEIFASINQKDGMVSFHDNPEKYNNPAMLHNIDQEMLKCIELDERLKAMDQEITVNPQFVQKSMGSQEDDSGNKPSSYS; from the exons ATGCAGATGAACACAAACCAGCTGACCTCAGTACATGCCGATCTCTGCCAG CTTTGTTTGCTGGCAAAATGCTTTAAGCCTGCCCTTCCATATCTTGACGTGGACATGATGGATATTTGTAAAGAGAATGGAGCCTACGATGCAAAGCACTTTTTATGTTACTATTATTATGGAGGCATGATCTATACTGGGCTGAAGAACTTCGAAAGAGCACTCTACTTTTATGAGCAG GCTATAACTACCCCTGCCATGGCGGTCAGTCATATCATGTTGGAATCATATAAAAAGTATATTCTAGTTTCTTTGATATTACTTGGAAAAGTACAACAGCTACCAAAATATACATCTCAAATTGTGGGTAGATTCATTAag CCTCTTAGTAATGCATACCACGAGTTAGCACAAGTCTATTCAACCAACAACCCCTCAGAACTCCGAAACCTGGTGAACAAGCACAGCGAAACGTTTACTCGTGACAACAACATGGGGCTGGCGAAGCAGTGCTTGTCCTCTCTCTATAAGAAGAACATTCAGAGGCTGACCAAG ACCTTTTTAACACTATCATTACAAGATATGGCAAGTCGTGTGCAATTATCTGGACCACAGGAGGCAGAAAAATATGTCCTGCACATG ATAGAAGATGGTGAAATTTTTGCAAGTATTAATCAGAAGGATGGTATGGTCAGTTTCCATGATAACCCTGAAAAATATAATAACCCGGCCATGCTTCATAACATCGATCAGGAG ATGCTGAAGTGCATAGAGCTGGACGAGCGGCTGAAGGCGAtggaccaggagatcacagtGAACCCCCAGTTTGTGCAGAAG AGCATGGGGTCACAAGAAGATGATTCTGGAAACAAGCCATCCAGTTATTCTTGA
- the COPS3 gene encoding COP9 signalosome complex subunit 3 isoform X1 — protein MASALEQFVNSVRQLSAQGQMTQLCELINKSGELLAKNLSHLDTVLGALDVQEHSLGVLAVLFVKFSMPSVPDFETLFSQVQLFISTCNGEHIRYATDTFAGLCHQLTNALMERKQPLRGIGILKQAIDKMQMNTNQLTSVHADLCQLCLLAKCFKPALPYLDVDMMDICKENGAYDAKHFLCYYYYGGMIYTGLKNFERALYFYEQAITTPAMAVSHIMLESYKKYILVSLILLGKVQQLPKYTSQIVGRFIKPLSNAYHELAQVYSTNNPSELRNLVNKHSETFTRDNNMGLAKQCLSSLYKKNIQRLTKTFLTLSLQDMASRVQLSGPQEAEKYVLHMIEDGEIFASINQKDGMVSFHDNPEKYNNPAMLHNIDQEMLKCIELDERLKAMDQEITVNPQFVQKSMGSQEDDSGNKPSSYS, from the exons ATGGCCTCGGCCCTGGAGCAGTTCGTCAACAGTGTCCGGCAGCTCTCGGCGCAAG GGCAGATGACTCAGCTTTGTGAGCTGATCAACAAGAGCGGGGAACTCCTTGCAAAGAACTTATCCCATCTGGACACTGTGCTTGGGGCTCTGGATGTACAGGAGCACTCCTTGGGCGTCCTTGCTGTTTT ATTTGTGAAGTTTTCTATGCCCAGTGTTCCTGACTTCGAAACATTATTCTCACAGGTTCAGCTTTTTATCAGTACTTGTAACGGGGAGCACATTCGATATGCAACAGACACGT TTGCTGGGCTTTGCCATCAGCTAACAAATGCCCTTATGGAAAGAAAACAG CCCCTGCGAGGAATTGGCATCCTCAAGCAAGCCATAGACAAGATGCAGATGAACACAAACCAGCTGACCTCAGTACATGCCGATCTCTGCCAG CTTTGTTTGCTGGCAAAATGCTTTAAGCCTGCCCTTCCATATCTTGACGTGGACATGATGGATATTTGTAAAGAGAATGGAGCCTACGATGCAAAGCACTTTTTATGTTACTATTATTATGGAGGCATGATCTATACTGGGCTGAAGAACTTCGAAAGAGCACTCTACTTTTATGAGCAG GCTATAACTACCCCTGCCATGGCGGTCAGTCATATCATGTTGGAATCATATAAAAAGTATATTCTAGTTTCTTTGATATTACTTGGAAAAGTACAACAGCTACCAAAATATACATCTCAAATTGTGGGTAGATTCATTAag CCTCTTAGTAATGCATACCACGAGTTAGCACAAGTCTATTCAACCAACAACCCCTCAGAACTCCGAAACCTGGTGAACAAGCACAGCGAAACGTTTACTCGTGACAACAACATGGGGCTGGCGAAGCAGTGCTTGTCCTCTCTCTATAAGAAGAACATTCAGAGGCTGACCAAG ACCTTTTTAACACTATCATTACAAGATATGGCAAGTCGTGTGCAATTATCTGGACCACAGGAGGCAGAAAAATATGTCCTGCACATG ATAGAAGATGGTGAAATTTTTGCAAGTATTAATCAGAAGGATGGTATGGTCAGTTTCCATGATAACCCTGAAAAATATAATAACCCGGCCATGCTTCATAACATCGATCAGGAG ATGCTGAAGTGCATAGAGCTGGACGAGCGGCTGAAGGCGAtggaccaggagatcacagtGAACCCCCAGTTTGTGCAGAAG AGCATGGGGTCACAAGAAGATGATTCTGGAAACAAGCCATCCAGTTATTCTTGA
- the COPS3 gene encoding COP9 signalosome complex subunit 3 isoform X4: MASALEQFVNSVRQLSAQGQMTQLCELINKSGELLAKNLSHLDTVLGALDVQEHSLGVLAVLFVKFSMPSVPDFETLFSQVQLFISTCNGEHIRYATDTFAGLCHQLTNALMERKQPLRGIGILKQAIDKMQMNTNQLTSVHADLCQLCLLAKCFKPALPYLDVDMMDICKENGAYDAKHFLCYYYYGGMIYTGLKNFERALYFYEQPLSNAYHELAQVYSTNNPSELRNLVNKHSETFTRDNNMGLAKQCLSSLYKKNIQRLTKTFLTLSLQDMASRVQLSGPQEAEKYVLHMIEDGEIFASINQKDGMVSFHDNPEKYNNPAMLHNIDQEMLKCIELDERLKAMDQEITVNPQFVQKSMGSQEDDSGNKPSSYS, encoded by the exons ATGGCCTCGGCCCTGGAGCAGTTCGTCAACAGTGTCCGGCAGCTCTCGGCGCAAG GGCAGATGACTCAGCTTTGTGAGCTGATCAACAAGAGCGGGGAACTCCTTGCAAAGAACTTATCCCATCTGGACACTGTGCTTGGGGCTCTGGATGTACAGGAGCACTCCTTGGGCGTCCTTGCTGTTTT ATTTGTGAAGTTTTCTATGCCCAGTGTTCCTGACTTCGAAACATTATTCTCACAGGTTCAGCTTTTTATCAGTACTTGTAACGGGGAGCACATTCGATATGCAACAGACACGT TTGCTGGGCTTTGCCATCAGCTAACAAATGCCCTTATGGAAAGAAAACAG CCCCTGCGAGGAATTGGCATCCTCAAGCAAGCCATAGACAAGATGCAGATGAACACAAACCAGCTGACCTCAGTACATGCCGATCTCTGCCAG CTTTGTTTGCTGGCAAAATGCTTTAAGCCTGCCCTTCCATATCTTGACGTGGACATGATGGATATTTGTAAAGAGAATGGAGCCTACGATGCAAAGCACTTTTTATGTTACTATTATTATGGAGGCATGATCTATACTGGGCTGAAGAACTTCGAAAGAGCACTCTACTTTTATGAGCAG CCTCTTAGTAATGCATACCACGAGTTAGCACAAGTCTATTCAACCAACAACCCCTCAGAACTCCGAAACCTGGTGAACAAGCACAGCGAAACGTTTACTCGTGACAACAACATGGGGCTGGCGAAGCAGTGCTTGTCCTCTCTCTATAAGAAGAACATTCAGAGGCTGACCAAG ACCTTTTTAACACTATCATTACAAGATATGGCAAGTCGTGTGCAATTATCTGGACCACAGGAGGCAGAAAAATATGTCCTGCACATG ATAGAAGATGGTGAAATTTTTGCAAGTATTAATCAGAAGGATGGTATGGTCAGTTTCCATGATAACCCTGAAAAATATAATAACCCGGCCATGCTTCATAACATCGATCAGGAG ATGCTGAAGTGCATAGAGCTGGACGAGCGGCTGAAGGCGAtggaccaggagatcacagtGAACCCCCAGTTTGTGCAGAAG AGCATGGGGTCACAAGAAGATGATTCTGGAAACAAGCCATCCAGTTATTCTTGA